TTTTGCTCCTTCTGTAGTTAACAATGCACAGATTAATAAGTTAACAAATTCAAACTCCTCTAACTTCGTAAGATGTGATTCAAACACAGGCAATTGTCGCTTCAATTCTACAAGCCCTTTATCTAATCCTTTTAGTGATCTTTCTAGACCGACGTACCTAAGCATAATTTTTTGCAGCTTTAATCGCCTTTCAACCATAGCCTGGGTATTATGTTTGCGATCAAATTCCACTTTTACTTCAGGTACCTGTTTCAAAGAAGCAAGTTGATTGATTTGATTTACAATTCTTCTTCCAAAAACAATCGCTTCAGATAGTGAATTGCTTGCTAAACGATTTGCTCCATGAACGCCAGTTGAAGATACTTCCCCACAGGCAAATAACCTTTTGACAGAAGTTTCTCCATTTAAGTCTGTTTTCACTCCACCCATCATGTAATGTGCAGCAGGTGCCACAGGGATCCAATCAACCGTTAAATCCAATCCATAATCTAAGCAAAATTGATAAATGGTTGGGAAACGATGTTTCACCTTATCAGGAGATTCATGAGAAATATCTAAATAAACAAAGGTAGAATTCGTCTTTGCCATTTCACTTACAATTGCTCTAGCTACTACATCACGAGGTGCCAGCTCTAGCTGAGTATGATATTGATCCATAAAACGCTCACCTTTAATGTTTCTTAATACAGCACCTTCGCCTCTAACTGCTTCAGATATTAAAAAACGGGGTGCACCTGGGTAATATAAAGCAGTTGGATGAAATTGTATAAATTCCATATCTTTAATCAGCGCCCCTGCTCGATACGCCATGGCTATACCATCACCTGTTGCAATAGTTGGATTTGTTGTGTATCGAAAAAGCTGTCCAGAGCCTCCTGTACATAGAACTACTGCTTTTCCCTGTACATAAACACGTTCACCATCAGATTTTTGTATGAGTGCACCACAGCATTCCCCATCGTTTGTAATCAAATCAATAACAAAATGGTCATCCCACATTTCAATGTTCTCCCTATCTCTGACTTGCTCCGATAAGGCACGTACAATTTCAGCACCTGTTGCATCCCCATACGCATGTAATATACGTCTTTGACTATGAGCCCCTTCCTTCGTGAGGGCAATTTCACCATCTTCTTCATCAAATTGAGTTCCCAGCTTCATCAGATCTTTCACACCATCAGGCCCTTCATGTACAAGAACGTTCACTGCTTCTGTGGAACATAAACCTGCCCCTGCAATTAGTGTGTCTTGTCTATGATAAGCAGGGGAATCTTTTTCATTCATAACAGCTGCTATCCCGCCTTGAGCATATCGAGTATTACTGTCTAATAATGTTTTTTTCGTAATCATAATAACATCATTGTCTTTACTTGCTTTGATCGCTGTAAATAAACCTGCAATCCCTGAACCAATCACGATAACATCTGTATGTATATGTGGTAATTCATCTATTGAAAAATCAATCAAATATTGAGGTATCACTCTTCATCACCTGTTTTCTTCTACATAGATTAGTGCATATAAAAAGAACACCCACAAAAGTGATGTGATCCCCAGTTCGTCGTGGATGAACTGGTGTCGAATTTAGACACATGGACGTGGCTGTTTTTCGACTATTACTTTTGCGGGGCTCTGAGCCATTATAAAATGGACTATTATTTAACTTCTAACATACGCTCTAATGATAATTTTGCTTTCTCTGCAATGTGAGGCGGAACATAAATTTGTGGTTTCATATCCTCTAAGGAACGCACTAATTTTTTTAAATTATTCACTTTCATATTAGGACAAACTAAAAACTTCGTTGCAAAATGGAATTTTTTATTAGGACTGTCCTTACGAAGCTGATAACCTGTGCCGTCCTCTGTACCAACGATAAATTCTTGACTATCAGATTCTTTACAATATTTCAAAATCCCTGTCGTGCTGCCCACAAAGTCTGCAATCTCCACGACTTCTGGCCTGCACTCTGGGTGTACTACAAACTCTGCATTAGGATATTTAGCTTTCATTTCTTCTACATCTCTGACAGTTAACATATCGTGAGTGTTGCAATACCCTTCCCAAAGGATCATCTTTTTGTCCGTAAATTGGGACACATAATGGCCTAAGTTTTTATCAGGTACCCAAATAATTTCATCGGAGTCTAAAGACTGAATTACTTTCACTGCGTTTGCAGAAGTACAGCATATGTCAGTTTCAGCTTTGATTTCAGCTGAGGAATTAAT
The window above is part of the Chengkuizengella sp. SCS-71B genome. Proteins encoded here:
- the nadB gene encoding L-aspartate oxidase, whose amino-acid sequence is MIPQYLIDFSIDELPHIHTDVIVIGSGIAGLFTAIKASKDNDVIMITKKTLLDSNTRYAQGGIAAVMNEKDSPAYHRQDTLIAGAGLCSTEAVNVLVHEGPDGVKDLMKLGTQFDEEDGEIALTKEGAHSQRRILHAYGDATGAEIVRALSEQVRDRENIEMWDDHFVIDLITNDGECCGALIQKSDGERVYVQGKAVVLCTGGSGQLFRYTTNPTIATGDGIAMAYRAGALIKDMEFIQFHPTALYYPGAPRFLISEAVRGEGAVLRNIKGERFMDQYHTQLELAPRDVVARAIVSEMAKTNSTFVYLDISHESPDKVKHRFPTIYQFCLDYGLDLTVDWIPVAPAAHYMMGGVKTDLNGETSVKRLFACGEVSSTGVHGANRLASNSLSEAIVFGRRIVNQINQLASLKQVPEVKVEFDRKHNTQAMVERRLKLQKIMLRYVGLERSLKGLDKGLVELKRQLPVFESHLTKLEEFEFVNLLICALLTTEGAKVREESRGAHYREDFPERDEIVWRKHILHHRDQGIVEECIEHD
- the nadA gene encoding quinolinate synthase NadA: MEALALERKAERNQQLKERLLELKQEKNAIILAHYYQRDEIQEVADFRGDSFLLAQKAAETDADVIVFCGVHFMGESAKILAPDKTVIIPDERAGCPMADMVNVEGLRELKRKHPNATVVTYINSSAEIKAETDICCTSANAVKVIQSLDSDEIIWVPDKNLGHYVSQFTDKKMILWEGYCNTHDMLTVRDVEEMKAKYPNAEFVVHPECRPEVVEIADFVGSTTGILKYCKESDSQEFIVGTEDGTGYQLRKDSPNKKFHFATKFLVCPNMKVNNLKKLVRSLEDMKPQIYVPPHIAEKAKLSLERMLEVK